Proteins from a single region of Pectinophora gossypiella unplaced genomic scaffold, ilPecGoss1.1 Pgos_31, whole genome shotgun sequence:
- the LOC126380925 gene encoding uncharacterized protein LOC126380925, with protein MPITRSKKTFEARENTFEARENTFEVREKTFEDREKSAPASAAPMVLIERDTAALPRTTTSAMHIDEQPASTSAASANTVVPQRRLVTSTEGGQVQVPPVRASTRSVRSMRSTASTTARIRQAELDAEIQLAEMKQQELRLEAIKVKAKLERSVAMIREESERGSQIDEQEIAAETHTEEQQRVHDWLIEMEYSQPRGEGRRPPQHSMEPVLCARNAHASERDGRWNREARGKETELRPPSPIPNQRTSFHATNKEEDTVDRIAQALEKIVNKRPVPRQAHELPTFSGAATEWLPFKAAMRDSTAMYKYSDYENLARLRNCLRGKAQETVAALLYSATSPDEIMRTLEQCFGRPEMLIERAMEDIKKLPKSGTSAGELNTLAVKLKNIVCVLGGVDERGYLRNPMLTREVIEKLSPHLKSRWYDFAYEHGDPSEAEIATLSRFLEREADRAMRFSYATSPQSRKETFNNQEKKSFSRERPRKDVKVYATTETPTAPTVEREKEAVTKRCLCCGGNHDVPDCKKYKRMTVNERWQWVKEEKICFKCINGKHRRFTCKAKSGPVKVLLKVCPVEIRVPGGPSLKRYALLDEGATITLVDEGLANDLGARGHVSPLHIHGATASQKETQSRVVKIEVRGQHEEQFHDITAHTVKQLTIGSQTVKRKFIEYEHLKHLPLDDMSYESARPSLLIGADNWHLIISKEILIGKRYEPIASRTELGWTIHGTVPRSLYRGEDQLVLHVHAKTEKDVRNFANEDEELNALIKTHYDVDALGIALITKPRKAEERAIDIFNKTIERVNGRYQVGLPWRDEQVVMPPSYEMAFRRLRTIERKMDQSPEFQAAYTSQIENLLTKGYAAVANGDERDNDKSWYLPHFAVTNPNKPGKVRLVFDAAAKSRGESLNDHLLDGPDLLRALPGILYRFREKEVAVTADIREMFLQVKIRPEDRPAQMFLWRGNERKKPPTEYVMSSMIFGARSSPFLAHSVRNHNARAHAETHPVALRAITESHYMDDFVESYATKEEARRAVHEVTYVHEQAGFILAGWNSSNEDVIRDIPPDRRAQLPKEMGTAGHQGKTLGLIWEATKDELMFNTALPGVPEEVKTSARPPTKREALSAVMSVFDPLGLLSHLTITAKILLQDLWRQQRIGWDDQVPEEAAEDFTKWIRAVDSVREVKLPRCYAPTRGVLERQLHVFNDASDRAYATVAYWRIKYENGEVIITLAGAKAKVAPVKAQSIPRLELQASLIGARLAHSIQEEHRQKADRIVLWSDSKTALHWIRNDIIKYTPYVAHRVGEIANLTHVEQWRWIPSELNVADDATRPNYEVRADQRWFIGPAFLREEEERWPSERTEEENDNGQDEIVCATDNSEGPAYLPDISRFSSYERLVRATAYVLLAVDKMKKRTRTLKLAHITKAEELWYKKMQEDSYSDEIERLKKDLKLRPNSALRKLDPRIDDRGLLTLHGRVGVARISEQSKSPLIMDGRHAFTRLLVAHAHKAANHANREQVVNDLKQKFYITRIRPTVRAVEHSCQLCKVKKARPRPQVHGDLPYERLAAHARPFSYTGLDFFGPMYVTVGRHKEKRWGALFTCLTTRAVHIEISPSLSTDSAIMCLRRMAARRGWPVTIYSDNGTNFHGADEELRAAQREWGPQLKDFALLQRTNWKYIAPGAPNQGGAWERLIRSVKTALVATLHERYPRDEVLATLLTEAEYTVNARPLTHVPVEPGDMEALTPNHFLLGTSGGLPTTGPCREVDRRTWRATPALADVFWHRWLTEYLPTLIPRGGTRSGRGADLKVGDVVIITDPVLPRNIWPRGEVIRLHQGPDGLTRVADVRTRGGIFRRPLRRLAVLPVKEGCEDLRRGEDVTDSREEEVAG; from the exons ATGCCCATCACGAGGAGCAAGAAGACCTTTGAAgctagagagaacacctttgaagctagagagaacacctttgaagTCAGAGAGAAGACCTTTGAAGATAGAGAGAAGTCCGCGCCCGCCTCCGCCGCGCCAATGGTACTCATCGAGAGAGACACGGCCGCGCTCCCGCGCACCACGACGTCAGCCATGCACATCGATGAACAGCCTGCCAGCACGTCGGCAGCGTCCGCGAACACGGTTGTCCCGCAACGACGACTCGTCACGTCCACGGAAGGGGGGCAGGTGCAAGTCCCGCCTGTCAGAGCAAGTACCCGCTCCGTGCGATCGATGCGCTCCACAGCAAGTACGACGGCGCGCATCAGACAAGCCGAGCTCGACGCGGAGATACAATTAGCTGAAATGAAACAGCAGGAACTTCGTCTAGAAGCCATTAAGGTTAAGGCGAAACTTGAACGGAGCGTCGCAATGATAAGGGAAGAAAGCGAAAGAGGAAGCCAAATCGATGAACAGGAAATCGCCGCTGAAACGCACACGGAGGAACAGCAACGCGTCCACGACTGGTTGATTGAAATGGAATACAGCCAGCCGCGGGGGGAGGGACGACGCCCGCCTCAGCACAGTATGGAGCCTGTTCTATGCGCGAGAAACGCGCACGCGAGCGAGCGAGATGGAAGATGGAATCGAGAGGCACGAGGGAAAGAGACGGAACTACGCCCGCCTAGCCCTATTCCTAATCAACGTACGAGCTTTCATGCGACGAATAAAGAAGAGGACACGGTCGATAGAATAGCACAAGCGCTAGAAAAGATCGTGAATAAACGTCCGGTGCCCCGCCAAGCCCACGAGCTGCCTACGTTCAGCGGCGCCGCGACGGAATGGCTACCCTTCAAGGCGGCCATGCGGGATTCTACAgcgatgtacaagtattccgaCTACGAGAACCTCGCACGGCTACGGAACTGTCTACGAGGGAAAGCACAGGAGACAGTCGCCGCGCTGCTATACTCGGCGACTAGCCCCGACGAGATTATGCGAACACTGGAGCAATGTTTTGGAAGACCAGAGATGTTGATCGAACGAGCGATGGAAGATATAAAGAAGTTACCTAAGTCCGGTACGTCCGCGGGCGAATTGAACACCCTCGCGGTCAAGTTGAAGAACATCGTATGCGTATTAGGTGGCGTCGATGAAAGAGGATATCTCCGAAACCCCATGCTCACACGAGAGGTCATCGAGAAGCTAAGCCCACATCTCAAGTCTAGGTGGTATGACTTCGCCTACGAACACGGAGACCCATCGGAAGCCGAGATAGCAACGCTGTCAAGATTTTTGGAACGTGAGGCCGACCGTGCGATGCGATTTTCATACGCCACATCGCCCCAGTCGCGGAAGGAGACTTTCAACAATCAAGAAAAGAAGTCGTTTTCACGTGAAAGGCCACGTAAAGACGTGAAAGTCTACGCAACCACTGAAACACCCACCGCACCGACCGTCGAGAGAGAAAAGGAAGCCGTCACAAAACGATGTCTATGCTGCGGCGGCAACCACGACGTACCCGATTGTAAGAAATACAAGAGGATGACGGTCAACGAACGCTGGCAGTGGGTGAAAGAAGAGAAAATATGCTTCAAGTGCATCAACGGAAAGCACAGGAGATTCACATGTAAAGCAAAGAG CGGCCCGGTCAAGGTGTTATTGAAGGTGTGCCCGGTGGAGATACGCGTACCGGGAGGACCGTCATTGAAGAGGTACGCGCTACTAGACGAAGGCGCTACCATCACGCTCGTGGACGAAGGCCTAGCGAACGACCTCGGCGCCAGAGGACATGTGAGCCCGCTACACATACACGGGGCCACAGCGAGTCAAAAGGAGACGCAAAGTCGTGTCGTCAAGATTGAAGTACGAGGCCAACATGAAGAGCAGTTTCACGACATCACCGCCCACACGGTGAAACAACTTACGATCGGAAGCCAGACGGTGAAAAGGAAGTTCATCGAATACGAACACTTGAAGCACCTACCACTCGACGACATGAGTTACGAATCGGCGCGCCCGAGCCTACTGATCGGCGCCGACAACTGGCATCTGATTATCTCGAAGGAAATCCTCATCGGCAAACGCTACGAGCCCATCGCATCACGCACCGAGCTGGGATGGACAATACATGGCACGGTGCCACGGAGCTTGTACCGAGGGGAGGATCAACTAGTCCTCCACGTACACGCCAAGACGGAAAAAGACGTGAGGAACTTCGCTAATGAAGATGAGGAATTAAACGCGCTCATCAAAACACACTACGACGTCGACGCCCTAGGAATTGCCTTGATAACGAAGCCGAGGAAGGCCGAAGAGAGAGCGATCGACATCTTCAATAAAACCATCGAACGAGTCAACGGAAGATATCAAGTGGGCCTGCCATGGAGAGACGAGCAAGTAGTCATGCCGCCCAGCTATGAAATGGCTTTCAGGAGACTGCGGACTATCGAGAGGAAGATGGATCAGTCCCCCGAATTCCAGGCAGCCTACACAAGCCAGATAGAGAACCTACTCACGAAGGGATACGCCGCAGTAGCTAACGGAGACGAGAGAGACAACGACAAGTCGTGGTACCTACCTCACTTCGCCGTGACGAACCCTAACAAGCCAGGGAAGGTACGCCTAGTCTTCGACGCAGCCGCCAAGTCGAGAGGAGAGAGCCTGAACGATCACCTCCTAGATGGACCCGACTTACTGCGAGCCTTACCGGGAATTCTCTATCGCTTCCGAGAAAAAGAGGTCGCCGTCACCGCCGACATACGTGAGATGTTTTTACAAGTAAAGATTCGCCCTGAAGATCGACCGGCTCAAATGTTCCTGTGGAGAGGTAACGAACGAAAGAAGCCACCCACGGAATACGTCATGTCATCGATGATATTCGGCGCTCGAAGCTCACCATTCCTAGCGCACAGTGTGCGCAACCACAACGCACGCGCGCACGCTGAGACACACCCCGTGGCCCTCCGAGCGATAACAGAGAGCCACTACATGGACGACTTCGTGGAGAGCTACGCTACTAAGGAGGAAGCAAGACGAGCAGTACACGAAGTAACCTACGTACACGAGCAAGCCGGGTTCATACTAGCCGGCTGGAACTCGAGTAATGAAGACGTAATACGAGACATACCCCCGGACCGCCGCGCGCAGCTACCTAAGGAAATGGGAACCGCTGGTCATCAAGGCAAGACTCTAGGTCTAATATGGGAGGCCACTAAAGATGAACTAATGTTCAACACCGCGCTGCCTGGGGTACCGGAGGAGGTCAAAACGTCAGCACGCCCGCCGACTAAACGCGAAGCCCTCAGCGCTGTCATGTCGGTCTTCGACCCACTTGGACTGCTAAGCCATCTCACCATAACGGCTAAAATCCTACTGCAAGACTTATGGAGACAACAGAGGATAGGATGGGATGACCAAGTGCCGGAAGAAGCCGCCGAGGACTTCACTAAATGGATACGAGCGGTCGACAGCGTGCGAGAAGTTAAACtgccccgttgctatgcgccaacGAGGGGAGTACTGGAACGTCAGCTACACGTATTTAACGACGCGAGCGACAGAGCGTACGCCACGGTAGCGTACTGGCGAATCAAATACGAAAACGGAGAGGTCATCATCACGCTCGCCGGCGCAAAGGCTAAGGTAGCACCGGTGAAGGCACAGAGTATACCGCGACTGGAACTGCAAGCCAGCCTCATAGGCGCACGACTCGCCCACAGTATACAAGAAGAACATAGACAGAAGGCTGACAGGATCGTGCTCTGGTCAGACTCGAAGACCGCTCTCCACTGGATTCGCAACGACATCATCAAGTACACACCGTACGTAGCTCACCGCGTAGGCGAGATCGCTAACCTCACGCACGTCGAACAATGGAGATGGATACCGAGCGAGTTAAATGTAGCCGACGACGCCACACGACCTAACTACGAGGTGCGAGCCGACCAAAGATGGTTCATTGGCCCGGCGTTCCTccgggaagaagaagaaaggtgGCCATCGGAACGCACCGAAGAGGAAAATGACAACGGACAAGACGAGATAGTCTGCGCCACGGACAACAGCGAGGGGCCGGCCTACCTACCTGACATAAGTCGGTTCTCCTCTTACGAGAGACTCGTCCGTGCGACAGCCTACGTCTTACTAGCCGTCGATAAAATGAAGAAACGAACGCGAACACTGAAACTCGCCCACATCACAAAGGCAGAAGagctatggtataagaaaatgcaAGAGGACTCGTACTCCGACGAAATAGAACGGCTGAAAAAGGACTTGAAGTTACGCCCGAACAGCGCGCTGCGTAAGCTCGACCCACGGATAGACGACAGAGGCTTACTTACACTACACGGTCGCGTGGGCGTGGCGAGAATAAGCGAGCAGTCAAAAAGCCCGCTAATAATGGACGGCCGCCACGCTTTCACCCGGCTACTCGTCGCGCACGCACACAAGGCGGCGAACCACGCCAACCGAGAGCAAGTTGTCAACGACCTGAAACAGAAGTTCTATATCACACGTATACGACCTACAGTACGAGCCGTGGAGCATTCATGTCAACTCTGCAAAGTGAAGAAGGCCAGACCGAGACCGCAAGTTCACGGAGACCTGCCCTACGAAAGACTCGCAGCGCACGCGAGGCCATTTAGCTACACGGGCCTCGACTTTTTCGGCCCTATGTACGTCACGGTCGGGCGACATAAGGAAAAGCGCTGGGGCGCCCTGTTTACGTGTCTCACTACGCGAGCGGTCCATATAGAGATCTCACCGTCGCTATCTACGGATTCCGCTATTATGTGCCTACGGCggatggcggcgcggcgggggtggccagtAACAATCTACAGCGATAATGGGACGAACTTTCATGGCGCGGACGAAGAGCTGCGAGCAGCGCAGCGAGAGTGGGGTCCACAACTCAAGGACTTCGCTCTACTACAACGAACGAACTGGAAATACATCGCACCCGGGGCACCGAATCAAGGTGGAGCATGGGAGCGGCTAATACGCTCGGTTAAGACAGCGTTAGTCGCCACACTACACGAGCGCTACCCCAGGGACGAAGTACTCGCCACATTACTCACGGAGGCAGAGTACACGGTCAACGCACGCCCTCTCACTCACGTGCCAGTTGAACCAGGAGACATGGAGGCGCTAACACCGAATCACTTCCTACTGGGGACCTCCGGCGGCCTACCCACTACCGGGCCGTGCAGGGAGGTAGACAGGAGGACCTGGAGAGCCACGCCGGCGCTGGCTGACGTGTTTTGGCATCGATGGCTAacggagtacctacctacactcatACCACGTGGAGGCACACGGAGCGGGCGCGGAGCGGACCTGAAAGTTGGTGACGTCGTGATTATCACTGATCCAGTACTGCCGAGGAACATCTGGCCACGAGGTGAAGTAATCCGACTGCATCAAGGACCCGACGGACTGACCAGAGTCGCTGACGTACGAACAAGAGGAGGGATATTCCGCCGACCTCTACGACGTCTCGCCGTCCTCCCGGTGAAAGAAGGCTGCGAAGATCTACGCCGAGGGGAGGAtgttacggacagccgagaAGAGGAGGTCGCGGGCTAA